Proteins encoded in a region of the Pelobates fuscus isolate aPelFus1 chromosome 11, aPelFus1.pri, whole genome shotgun sequence genome:
- the LOC134577281 gene encoding uncharacterized protein LOC134577281, which produces MFFGLKSAILVLLLVCSILALTAMITDFWITIPSTFQYAGLFRICTIGSGCSDFADLDDVKNLLISVFIIGLVFTLPFAIIELRYARTGGFGCLVIVGVFSSLIALLGFVAMIMGAVFFSSRLGNTYSYSWSFALGWLSVITAIATAAFSFYIFKVEPPIQSPEENTEAGALPGATTTPKPQGHVAIHFNRISRIFSPQNT; this is translated from the exons ATGTTCTTTGGTTTGAAGTCAGCGATTCTGGTTCTGCTTCTTGTTTGCTCCATTTTGGCGCTAACGGCAATGATAACAGATTTTTGGATCACTATCCCGTCTACTTTCCAATATGCTGGACTTTTCAGAATTTGCACAATAGGCAGTGGCTGTTCAGATTTCGCTGATCTAG atgATGTTAAGAATCTCTTAATATCAGTTTTCATAATTGGACTGGTCTTTACTTTGCCATTTGCGATTATAGAATTGCGGTATGCACGCACCGGTGGATTTGGGTGTCTTGTTATAGTTGGAGTTTTCTCAAGCTTGATAG CTCTTCTGGGATTTGTGGCCATGATTATGGGCGCAGTGTTCTTTTCATCGAGACTTGGCAACACGTATTCCTATTCCTGGTCCTTTGCTCTGGGATGGCTTTCAGTGATAACCGCGATAGCTACAG CTGCCTTCAGCTTCTACATCTTTAAGGTGGAACCACCTATTCAATCTCCTGAGGAGAACACAGAGGCTGGAGCTTTACCTGGAGCCACAACAACCCCAAAACCACAAGGGCATGTCGCCATTCATTTCAATCGCATCTCCCGGATATTCTCCCCACAGAACACTTAA